The following proteins are co-located in the Ptychodera flava strain L36383 unplaced genomic scaffold, AS_Pfla_20210202 Scaffold_40__1_contigs__length_1388640_pilon, whole genome shotgun sequence genome:
- the LOC139127970 gene encoding uncharacterized protein, which produces MDGLSTNLNRKIDELNEEVLKLAGQAKESDERIACLEAENRRLNDEIDKLETELDKQQGQTKRENLLFHGLEQNDNETWEETEEIVKEFIKSNLNIDEDVDIERAHRITTSRAKPQPVIAKFSRYKDKVKVMKQARVLKNTLDTSVRVGEDFTERVREKRRKLWPTMNQALTDGKRATMRYDKLIIEGEVYAYDTKAEEVIKIKKR; this is translated from the coding sequence ATGGACGGCttgtcaacaaatttaaataGAAAAATTGACGAACTGAATGAAGAAGTATTGAAGCTAGCTGGTCAGGCCAAAGAGTCGGACGAGAGAATTGCATGCTTAGAAGCAGAAAACAGGCGATTAAATGACGAAATTGATAAACTTGAAACCGAACTTGACAAACAACAAGGACAGACAAAAAGAGAAAACCTATTATTCCATGGCTTGGAACAGAATGATAACGAAACCTGGGAAGAGACagaagaaattgtaaaggaattTATTAAAAGTAATCTGAATATTGACGAAGATGTTGACATTGAACGAGCACACAGAATAACCACATCTCGCGCCAAACCACAGCCTGTTATTGCCAAATTCAGTCGCTACAAGGACAAAGTCAAAGTAATGAAACAAGCCAGAGTTTTGAAGAATACATTAGATACCAGTGTGAGAGTTGGAGAAGACTTCACGGAAAGGGTGAGAGAAAAAAGACGGAAGTTATGGCCAACTATGAATCAAGCCCTTACTGATGGAAAGCGAGCAACAATGCGATACGACAAATTGATCATCGAAGGCGAAGTCTACGCGTATGACACTAAAGCAGAAGAAGTTATAAAGATCAAGAAAAGATAG